In Fusarium oxysporum f. sp. lycopersici 4287 chromosome 11, whole genome shotgun sequence, the following are encoded in one genomic region:
- a CDS encoding salicylate hydroxylase: MAISSNTTKPFDIAIVGGGIAGLTLAIALHHRNVPVMLYERADNFHEIGAGVSFTPNAVQAMKMCHPGVHDAFLKVCTWNGWESKRKTWFDFLDGTTEDDKVAFSIKTPLGQNGVHRAQFLNELIHLLPSDKVQFNKHIDNAVEEPNGKVRMSFSDGTTAYADALIGCDGIGSRVRRILFGENHPCARPRYSHKYAYRGLIPMDKAIKAVGEERARNACMHMGQDGHVLTFQVNHGEKLNVVAFRTDPNEWSDPTKLTKTAHRQDALDDFKGYNSTVTNLLKLTEETLSVWAIFDLGDNPVPSFYKGRIAILGDAAHATSPHHGAGAGFCIEDSAVMAEILADERVQSLPDIEAAFAAYDESRRERGQWLVDSSRFVGNAYEWRAKGVGKDIPKIEQEINERIGVISNIDLAKSCEMARELLNKKRA; encoded by the exons ATGGCTATCTCGTCAAACACTACGAAGCCATTCGACATAGCCATTGTCGGCGGTGGTATTGCCGGTCTGACTTTGGCTATCGCCCTTCACCATCGCAATGTCCCCGTTATGCTCTATGAGCGAGCCGACAATTTCCACGAGATCGGCGCAGGTGTCTCATTCACTCCTAATGCTGTGCAAGCGATGAAGATGTGCCATCCTGGTGTACACGATGCTTTTCTCAAAGTCTGCACCTGGAATGGCTGGGAGTCTAAGCGCAAGACCTGGTTTGACTTCCTAGACGGCACCACCGAAGATGATAAGGTGGCTTTCAGCATCAAGACTCCTCTCGGCCAGAACGGTGTTCACAGAGCTCAATTCCTCAACGAGCTTATTCACCTTCTACCTTCAGACAAGGTGCAATTTAACAAGCACATTGATAACGCAGTGGAAGAGCCCAATGGTAAGGTTCGCATGAGCTTTTCCGATGGCACAACGGCATATGCCGATGCTCTGATTGGTTGTGATGGTATCGGATCTCGCGTCCGTAGAATCCTTTTTGGAGAGAATCACCCATGTGCCAGGCCTCGGTACTCTCACAAGTATGCCTATCGTGGTCTCATTCCCATGGACAAGGCCATTAAGGCTGTTGGTGAGGAGAGAGCGCGAAACGCATGCATGCAC ATGGGACAAGATGGCCATGTCTTGACCTTCCAAGTCAACCACggcgagaagctcaacgtcGTTGCGTTCCGCACAGATCCGAACGAGTGGAGTGATCCTACAAAGCTCACCAAGACAGCGCATCGCCAGGACGCTTTGGACGACTTCAAGGGTTACAACAGCACCGTGACAAACCTTTTGAAGCTAACAGAAGAAACTCTCAGTGTG TGGGCCATCTTCGACCTTGGTGACAACCCCGTCCCATCGTTTTATAAAGGCAGAATAGCTATCCTCGGCGACGCCGCCCACGCCACAAGTCCCCACCACGGTGCCGGAGCTGGTTTCTGTATAGAAGATAGCGCAGTCATGGCAGAGATTCTCGCCGATGAGCGTGTGCAGAGTCTGCCAGATATTGAGGCTGCATTTGCCGCTTATGATGAGTCGAGGAGAGAGAGGGGCCAATGGCTTGTCGATAGCAGTAGGTTTGTTGGAAATGCGTATGAGTGGAGGGCGAAGGGTGTTGGAAAGGATATTCCCAAGATTGAGCAGGAAATCAACGAGCGAATTGGCGTGATTTCTAACATTGATCTTGCGAAATCATGTGAGATGGCGAGGGAGTTGTTGAACAAGAAGCGAGCTTAG